Proteins co-encoded in one Aedes albopictus strain Foshan unplaced genomic scaffold, AalbF5 HiC_scaffold_98, whole genome shotgun sequence genomic window:
- the LOC109422594 gene encoding cytochrome b-c1 complex subunit 6, mitochondrial, with amino-acid sequence MAARRFLASFFPTVKAQEEEIVDPQVVLREKCAEHGTAPQLWEKYQACNDRVNGRSNTTETCVEELFDYLHELDHCVTKTLFSKLK; translated from the exons ATGGCTGCAAGACGTTTCCTGGCATCCTTTTTCCCAACTGTGAAGGCACAGGAGGAGGAAATTGTCGACCCACAGGTCGTTCTACGG GAAAAGTGCGCTGAACACGGTACGGCTCCACAGCTCTGGGAAAAGTACCAGGCCTGCAATGACCGCGTTAACGGCCGATCGAACACCACCGAAACCTGCGTTGAAGAACTGTTCGACTATTTGCACGAATTGGACCACTGTGTAACGAAGACCTTGTTCTCCAAGCTGAAGTAA
- the LOC109402812 gene encoding rabankyrin-5: protein MNLHFLYPFQLSEIVNSLSPQGQLPLGLALMGRSTGIAQTLLETGRADINAFTSDGCTLLIDAIKRGDGFTAQFLLDKGCNIDLVTRDTSDTALHLVCTYAEKCTDPETFRDMLIVGRQLLKRRADPNVQNIRGYTPLHIAITSQHMDMIYELLSDEVLNLDTNIRTLDEKCALQFALMPPHTDGPPFDLARLLLQKGARPNPISSDSGDSLLHILAQNRLEDAAVFLAEFANLNHVNKAGLTPLHVAASQGLSNLTRALLEKGASPNMQSVVADLKSPLHYAVEANGAEVIKAFIEHVKSGDDTAEKINFNLKNAFGDSPFSLALSLGYNDLVPLLIKGGADVNARNGQDMTLLHQAILKEDSKTAVFLLNHGADMNALTADQESPLQLAIHCRLPDVVDVLCTRGVSFSAPDNKGDCPLWSALESEQFEIASVLVRHGVDTDCWGPGPEGCLQTLLHRAIDENKETAAQFLIRSGCDLDSPRQPGPQGQGGEEAKDKASPLHLCCQWGLRNVLHTLIDHGANVNAVDCDLKTPLHVAIENQHEEIIGILLCHPGIDLKIRDKSGNTPFAAALQVRNNKAAQNILERLPNAAEQMDQRGRNFLHLAIMRDDLESVLFLLSIHVDVNSRVHDVNQTPPLHLAAGSENEMLIRNLILAGARLNDRDATQKTALHVAAERGTIGAVSALLQNGADFDAVDGDGNNALHIAVREGHIAVVRELLTESELNAEVVNMKGRNPLHELCRCGKDNTAAGILELFLECMPKYPINTTDLQGNTPLLLAYMRGQAQLCRILVKNGACLGAENKEGLTIFNFKLATNQLLHRLLDELPTESPWASSELCQECGTKFTMTMRKHHCRHCGRILCSRCSNNDVPIIKFGINKPVRVCCVCFEVLQVGSGA, encoded by the exons ATGAATCTTCATTTTCTGTATCCATTCCAGCTTTCCGAGATTGTGAACAGCTTATCGCCGCAGGGTCAACTACCGCTAGGTCTAGCTCTTATGGGTCGTAGCACAGGAATTGCTCAGACCTTGCTGGAAACAGGCAGAGCGGATATTAACGCCTTCACATCAGAC GGCTGCACTCTGTTGATCGATGCCATCAAACGTGGTGACGGATTCACCGCACAATTCCTGCTGGACAAGGGTTGCAACATCGATCTGGTGACGCGGGATACCTCGGACACGGCGTTGCATTTGGTTTGCACCTACGCCGAAAAGTGCACCGACCCGGAGACGTTCCGAGACATGCTGATCGTCGGCCGGCAACTGCTCAAACGTCGTGCAGATCCGAACGTTCAGAACATCAGAGGATA CACCCCGCTTCACATCGCAATCACCTCTCAGCATATGGACATGATCTATGAGTTGCTCAGCGACGAGGTGCTAAATCTGGACACCAACATTCGCACGCTGGACGAAAAATGTGCCTTGCAGTTTGCCCTGATGCCCCCGCACACCGACGGGCCGCCTTTCGATTTGGCCAGATTACTGCTGCAGAAGGGAGCTAGACCCAATCCTATCAGTTCCGATAGTGGCGACAGTCTATTGCACATTCTGGCTCAGAACCGACTGGAAGATGCGGCCGTGTTTCTGGCGGAGTTTGCCAATTTGAACCACGTGAACAAGGCCGGATTGACACCGCTGCATGTGGCCGCCTCGCAAGGACTGTCGAACTTGACGCGTGCTTTGCTGGAAAAAGGCGCATCGCCCAACATGCAATCCGTAGTGGCCGATCTGAAGTCTCCTCTGCACTACGCAGTTGAAGCGAATGGCGCTGAAGTTATAAAAGCTTTCATTGAACACGTGAAATCCGGGGATGATACGGCGGAAAAGATAAACTTCAATTTGAAGAATGCGTTTGGCGATTCACCATTTAGTTTAGCGCTTTCATTAGGATACAATGATCTGGTGCCTCTGCTGATAAAAGGTGGTGCAGATGTGAACGCTCGTAACGGACAAGATATGACTCTGCTGCATCAGGCCATTCTTAAGGAAGACTCAAAGACAGCCGTGTTCTTGCTAAATCATGGAGCTGACATGAACGCTTTGACGGCAGATCAGGAGTCGCCTCTACAGCTGGCCATTCATTGTCGATTGCCTGATGTGGTGGATGTCTTGTGCACCCGTGGAGTATCCTTCAGTGCACCGGACAACAAGGGTGACTGTCCGCTGTGGTCTGCTTTGGAATCGGAGCAATTCGAGATCGCTTCGGTGTTAGTCAGACACGGAGTTGACACCGATTGCTGGGGACCCGGTCCTGAAGGATGCCTTCAAACGCTGCTACACCGTGCCATTGATGAGAACAAAGAAACGGCCGCCCAGTTCTTGATCCGAAGTGGCTGTGATCTGGATTCCCCGCGACAACCTGGTCCGCAGGGTCAAGGAGGTGAAGAAGCTAAGGACAAAGCTTCTCCGTTACATCTGTGTTGCCAGTGGGGTCTGCGAAACGTTCTTCACACGTTAATTGATCATGGAGCGAATGTCAATGCCGTTGATTGCGACCTGAAGACGCCCCTCCACGTGGCCATCGAAAATCAACATGAGGAAATTATAGGTATCCTCTTGTGCCACCCGGGAATAGACCTTAAAATACGCGACAAATCAGGCAACACTCCGTTCGCAGCGGCTTTGCAAGTgagaaacaacaaagcggctCAAAATATTCTCGAAAGACTGCCAAACGCTGCGGAACAAATGGACCAAAGAGGCCGCAACTTTCTCCATCTGGCCATCATGCGGGACGACCTGGAGTCTGTCCTATTCCTGCTTTCGATTCACGTGGATGTCAACTCTCGCGTGCACGACGTCAATCAAACGCCTCCGCTCCATCTGGCAGCCGGATCCGAAAACGAAATGCTCATCAGAAATCTCATTTTGGCTGGAGCTCGTCTCAACGACCGGGACGCTACCCAGAAAACTGCCCTCCACGTGGCTGCGGAACGCGGTACCATCGGAGCGGTTTCTGCACTGCTCCAGAACGGTGCCGATTTTGACGCCGTCGATGGTGATGGTAACAATGCCCTCCACATTGCCGTTCGCGAAGGCCACATAGCCGTAGTCCGCGAGCTGCTGACCGAGTCCGAACTGAACGCCGAAGTGGTCAACATGAAGGGCCGGAACCCTCTCCATGAGCTCTGCCGCTGCGGGAAGGATAATACAGCTGCGGGAATCCTAGAGCTGTTCCTGGAATGCATGCCAAAGTATCCTATCAATACAACCGACCTGCAAGGGAACACTCCGCTCCTTCTAGCGTACATGCGAGGACAGGCACAGCTCTGTCGGATTCTAGTTAAGAACGGCGCTTGTCTGGGCGCAGAGAACAAGGAAGGTCTGACGATTTTCAACTTTAAACTGGCCACCAATCAGCTGTTGCACCGGTTGTTGGACGAACTACCGACGGAATCTCCGTGGGCGTCGTCGGAGCTGTGCCAGGAGTGTGGAACCAAGTTCACCATGACCATGAGGAAACATCATTG TCGTCACTGCGGTCGGATCCTGTGCAGCCGGTGTTCCAACAACGACGTTCCGATTATCAAGTTCGGAATCAACAAACCGGTCCGGGTGTGCTGCGTTTGCTTCGAAGTGCTGCAAGTCGGCAGCGGGGCGTAA